A window from Campylobacter sp. MG1 encodes these proteins:
- a CDS encoding prepilin-type N-terminal cleavage/methylation domain-containing protein yields the protein MKKGFTMIELIFVIV from the coding sequence ATGAAAAAGGGCTTTACAATGATTGAGTTGATTTTCGTAATCGT